The following are encoded in a window of Oncorhynchus keta strain PuntledgeMale-10-30-2019 chromosome 10, Oket_V2, whole genome shotgun sequence genomic DNA:
- the LOC118389604 gene encoding biogenesis of lysosome-related organelles complex 1 subunit 1, whose translation MLSRLLKEHHAKQNERKELQERRRREAIAAATCLTEALVDHLNVGVAQAYVNQRKLDHEVKTLQVQAGQFSKQTSQWISMVEGFNQALKEIGDVENWARSIEVDMRTIATALEYVHKGQLTSASS comes from the exons ATGCTTTCTCGTTTATTGAAGGAGCATCATGCAAAGCAAAACGAGAGAAAAGAACTCCAAG AGAGACGCAGACGAGAGGCAATTGCAGCTGCCACCTGTCTAACAGAAGCCTTGGTGGATCACCTTAATGTTGG GGTGGCCCAGGCGTACGTGAACCAGAGGAAGCTGGACCACGAGGTGAAGACGCTACAGGTGCAGGCCGGCCAGTTCTCCAAGCAGACCTCTCAGTGGATCAGTATGGTGGAAGGCTTTAACCAAGCCCTGAAG gaaaTTGGTGATGTGGAGAACTGGGCTCGCAGCATTGAGGTGGACATGAGAACCATCGCCACAGCTCTGGAGTACGTACACAAGGGGCAGCTCACATCAGCCTCTTCATAG